A genomic region of Glycine max cultivar Williams 82 chromosome 15, Glycine_max_v4.0, whole genome shotgun sequence contains the following coding sequences:
- the LOC121173561 gene encoding secreted RxLR effector protein 161-like, which yields MKDSKPGDTPIAKRDKFSLKQCPNSDLERTEMQKIPYASVVGSLMYAQVCTRPDIAFFVGVLGKYLSDPGFQHWKAVKRVMHYLKRTKGYMLTYQKSDNLEIIGYSDSDFAGCQDNKCSTSGYIYMLAGGAISWKSAKQTLVASSIMAAKFIACFEASNHGI from the coding sequence ATGAAAGATAGTAAACCAGGAGATACCCCTATAGCTAAAAGAGACAAATTCAGTCTCAAACAATGCCCCAATAGTGACCTTGAAAGAACTGAGATGCAGAAGATCCCCTATGCGTCAGTAGTAGGAAGTTTGATGTATGCTCAAGTTTGTACTCGTCCCGACATAGCATTTTTCGTAGGAGTTCTCGGCAAATACTTGAGTGATCCTGGATTTCAGCATTGGAAGGCAGTGAAACGCGTAATGCATTACTTGAAGAGAACAAAAGGCTACATGCTCACTTATCAGAAGTCTGACAATTTGGAGATCATCGGGTACTCAGACTCTGATTTTGCTGGATGTCAAGACAACAAATGCTCCACTTCtggatacatatatatgttggcTGGAGGAGCTATCTCTTGGAAGTCTGCTAAACAGACTCTTGTAGCTTCTTCAATCATGGCTGCGAAGTTCATTGCTTGTTTTGAGGCATCTAATCACGGGATATGA